One window from the genome of Trichocoleus desertorum ATA4-8-CV12 encodes:
- a CDS encoding polysaccharide deacetylase family protein, which translates to MQLAPLYPVLYQLLKPAFPGCLWSGHCSSPAIALTFDDGPHPEHTPRLLEVLNTYKIPASFFWLGACVNQAPTVAQSVYEQGYWIGLHGYDHRAFPKLTPTALKQSLEQTQSAIAQACHLELAYVQQHMIDVRPPNGLFTPQTLSLLKNWGYRPVMWSVVPEDWERPGISVVTQRVLKQVQQGSLIVLHDGYFGGADVAATVAGLIPRLLQLGYHFVTVDQLWQMQSQH; encoded by the coding sequence ATGCAACTCGCTCCCCTCTATCCAGTCTTATATCAGCTTCTCAAGCCTGCTTTTCCGGGCTGTCTCTGGAGCGGTCATTGCAGCTCACCCGCGATCGCCCTCACATTTGATGATGGGCCTCACCCAGAGCACACTCCTAGACTTTTAGAAGTTTTAAATACTTACAAGATTCCGGCTAGCTTCTTTTGGCTTGGTGCTTGTGTGAATCAAGCTCCCACTGTCGCTCAAAGCGTTTATGAACAAGGTTACTGGATTGGCTTGCATGGCTACGACCATCGGGCTTTTCCTAAACTCACCCCTACTGCGCTCAAACAAAGCCTAGAGCAAACTCAAAGCGCGATCGCCCAAGCCTGTCACTTAGAGTTGGCTTACGTACAGCAGCACATGATCGATGTTCGGCCACCTAACGGCTTATTTACCCCTCAAACCTTAAGCCTGCTAAAAAACTGGGGTTACCGCCCTGTGATGTGGAGCGTTGTGCCTGAAGACTGGGAGCGACCTGGCATTTCCGTTGTGACGCAGCGGGTGCTCAAACAAGTGCAGCAGGGTTCGCTGATTGTTTTACATGACGGCTATTTTGGAGGAGCTGATGTGGCAGCCACCGTCGCTGGGTTGATTCCTCGCCTTCTACAACTCGGCTATCACTTTGTCACAGTCGATCAACTTTGGCAGATGCAAAGCCAACACTAA
- the thyX gene encoding FAD-dependent thymidylate synthase, with translation MQRFQVEVLRATSNPQQAIYLAMHQDYSEAWVYGERDRWPDEAKCGELITKNLLAGNRGHYGPLEHPQIILNCGWFPHSTMQQIRTHRVGVSFDVQCLAGDTEITFVKASGSLRKIRIADLYDLWANGEKAVRTRNVRGRNGEPPGEYRRDCKNRLKKMSLRVLNEETGIFETSHIQHIFNQGMQPVYRLTLEDGRTLDCTENHQLFTAEGWSRMGEALELLTNADGEVLSFKQDCHLMTNGVVVGERPKLEFAQNLMPITELLPKPKPQGRKLKAHPMKVVQVKYLGRQQTYDIEVAGRWHNFVANGVVVHNSFRYTGQRIIDVVEGKRDVEDVFYLRPVGFYTDRQGKRYEYTEELRRQDLEWCFAGCERYKLRIDQGFSEEHARSLIPFDVRQHWVMSANVRSLMHLIDLRWKADAQLEAQKLCELIWPHFQAWVPAIADWYETNRLKKARLAP, from the coding sequence ATGCAGAGATTCCAGGTTGAAGTCCTGAGGGCAACCTCAAATCCCCAACAGGCGATTTATTTAGCCATGCACCAGGACTACAGCGAAGCCTGGGTCTATGGAGAGCGCGATCGCTGGCCCGATGAAGCTAAATGTGGCGAGTTAATCACCAAGAACCTCCTGGCGGGCAATCGGGGACACTACGGCCCGCTAGAACATCCACAAATTATCCTCAACTGCGGCTGGTTCCCTCACTCCACCATGCAGCAAATCCGAACTCACAGGGTCGGCGTGAGCTTTGATGTTCAATGTCTTGCGGGGGATACAGAAATTACCTTCGTCAAAGCATCGGGTAGCCTCCGCAAAATTAGAATTGCTGACCTCTATGACCTCTGGGCCAATGGTGAAAAAGCCGTCAGAACTAGAAATGTTCGAGGACGTAACGGTGAACCGCCGGGAGAGTATCGCCGTGATTGCAAAAATCGTTTGAAGAAAATGTCGCTGCGGGTCTTGAATGAAGAAACTGGCATCTTCGAGACCAGCCATATCCAGCACATTTTCAATCAAGGCATGCAGCCAGTTTATCGCCTCACCCTTGAAGACGGTCGCACCCTCGACTGCACCGAAAACCACCAGCTATTTACTGCCGAGGGTTGGAGTCGCATGGGTGAAGCGCTGGAACTCCTAACCAATGCTGATGGTGAAGTCTTATCCTTCAAACAAGATTGCCATTTGATGACAAATGGAGTTGTCGTCGGTGAGAGGCCAAAACTAGAGTTCGCGCAAAACCTTATGCCGATTACCGAGTTACTTCCTAAGCCAAAACCCCAAGGTCGAAAGCTCAAAGCTCATCCGATGAAAGTGGTTCAGGTTAAGTACCTAGGACGGCAGCAAACCTATGACATTGAAGTGGCTGGTCGTTGGCATAACTTTGTAGCAAATGGCGTAGTAGTACACAACTCTTTCCGTTACACAGGGCAGCGCATTATTGATGTGGTGGAGGGAAAGCGAGATGTGGAAGATGTCTTCTATCTACGCCCCGTTGGTTTTTACACCGATCGCCAAGGCAAGCGCTACGAATACACCGAAGAACTGAGAAGGCAAGATCTGGAATGGTGTTTTGCGGGTTGCGAACGCTACAAACTCCGGATTGACCAAGGCTTTTCTGAGGAACATGCCCGCAGCTTAATTCCCTTTGATGTACGGCAGCATTGGGTCATGTCAGCCAACGTGCGATCGCTGATGCATTTGATCGACCTCAGATGGAAAGCAGATGCTCAACTGGAAGCCCAAAAGCTATGTGAGCTAATCTGGCCGCACTTCCAGGCTTGGGTGCCCGCGATCGCTGACTGGTATGAAACCAACCGATTAAAGAAAGCTCGCTTAGCGCCATAG
- a CDS encoding CRR6 family NdhI maturation factor, with the protein MTITISLKPEHFNSLDVSPVQTVIEKLIREGAIAASEQKITFEIEYPREPEDPRELPEIPEIRLWFVRLDAAYPWLPFLLDWKAGELARYTAMQVPHQFHRVEGIQYNPEALELFVMKKVFVLADWLKQYGIPSKARVKSMAQMFGYELDDEFFNLVVS; encoded by the coding sequence ATGACAATCACAATTTCGCTCAAGCCTGAACATTTCAACAGTTTAGATGTATCGCCCGTGCAAACTGTGATTGAGAAGTTAATTAGAGAAGGGGCGATCGCGGCTTCTGAACAGAAGATCACCTTTGAAATTGAATATCCGCGTGAGCCTGAAGACCCAAGAGAGTTGCCCGAAATTCCTGAGATCCGCCTGTGGTTTGTGCGACTAGATGCGGCTTATCCTTGGTTGCCCTTTTTGCTCGACTGGAAAGCGGGGGAACTGGCTCGTTATACAGCCATGCAAGTGCCACATCAGTTTCATCGGGTGGAAGGGATTCAATACAACCCAGAGGCTTTGGAGTTGTTCGTGATGAAAAAAGTGTTTGTCTTGGCGGATTGGCTGAAGCAGTATGGTATCCCCAGCAAAGCTCGTGTCAAGTCAATGGCTCAGATGTTTGGCTATGAACTGGATGATGAATTTTTCAACCTAGTGGTTTCGTAG
- a CDS encoding HAD family hydrolase gives MKGAGGKIAVFLDRDGVLNVEAGYIHQVEDLHLMPGVAQAVRRLNDQGLFCCLVSNQSGPARNYYPISHVEALHRRLCSLLNQAAGAYLDALYFCPTLSPPEGGINPDLTRWSTWRKPNTGMLIAAAWEHDLDISQSFMVGDKATDIDMAHNAGCTGILVQTGFGDRVLGGEYQHHTRPDYIAADLPAAVDWILSLRNH, from the coding sequence ATGAAGGGGGCAGGAGGTAAAATTGCGGTCTTTTTGGATCGTGACGGTGTCCTCAATGTTGAGGCTGGCTACATTCACCAGGTTGAAGACTTGCATTTAATGCCCGGTGTGGCTCAGGCAGTGCGGCGGTTGAATGACCAAGGCTTGTTTTGCTGCTTGGTATCTAACCAATCGGGGCCAGCCCGCAACTACTATCCAATTAGCCATGTTGAAGCCTTACACCGAAGGCTATGCTCTCTCTTGAACCAAGCAGCAGGTGCCTACTTGGATGCACTGTACTTTTGCCCCACATTAAGTCCTCCGGAGGGTGGTATTAATCCCGATTTGACTCGCTGGAGCACTTGGCGTAAACCCAATACAGGCATGCTGATTGCTGCGGCCTGGGAGCATGACCTCGATATCAGCCAAAGTTTTATGGTCGGAGATAAAGCGACTGATATCGACATGGCTCACAATGCAGGCTGCACCGGGATATTAGTTCAGACTGGATTTGGCGATCGCGTCTTAGGTGGCGAATACCAACATCACACCCGCCCCGACTACATTGCCGCAGATCTCCCTGCTGCTGTTGATTGGATTTTGTCACTACGAAACCACTAG
- a CDS encoding glycosyltransferase family 9 protein, protein MRVLALVPGGIGDQLLFFPTLDDLKRAYPDAQIDIVVEPRAKDAYRVCKSVHDTIPFDFKQNNSLADWGNLLGIIRDREYDTVLSLGQRWAIGLVLWLTGIPTRVGYAAGGERFLTQPVPLKQEQYAAQMYHDLLQGLGISTPCPEITINVPKKDIEWAEAEQKRLGIQESGYVLIHGGSSNLSKAKGIDKIYPVQNWQKIIQDFRQRQPNLPIVVVQGPDDAEFVTELQEAAPDVKVTKPSDIGKLAATIAGANLMLCTDSAPMHLAVAVKTFTLALFGPTDPNKLLPQADGSGETRFVGIKSPTDKMADITPETVLKKVWGN, encoded by the coding sequence ATGCGAGTACTGGCCCTTGTCCCTGGTGGGATCGGCGATCAACTTCTGTTCTTCCCGACCCTTGATGACCTAAAACGGGCATACCCCGATGCCCAAATTGATATCGTCGTAGAACCGCGAGCCAAAGATGCTTACAGAGTCTGTAAGTCTGTTCACGACACCATTCCCTTCGACTTTAAACAAAACAATAGCTTGGCAGACTGGGGCAATCTCCTAGGTATTATTCGCGATCGTGAGTACGATACTGTCTTGTCCTTAGGGCAACGTTGGGCGATCGGACTGGTCCTCTGGCTCACGGGCATCCCTACGCGAGTTGGTTATGCGGCAGGCGGTGAACGCTTCCTGACTCAACCAGTCCCCCTGAAGCAAGAACAGTACGCGGCGCAAATGTACCATGACCTCCTGCAAGGTCTTGGGATTTCTACCCCCTGCCCAGAAATCACAATTAACGTTCCTAAAAAAGATATCGAATGGGCCGAAGCAGAACAAAAACGCTTAGGCATTCAAGAAAGTGGTTATGTCCTGATCCACGGTGGATCGAGCAACCTGTCTAAGGCCAAAGGTATTGATAAAATTTATCCGGTGCAAAACTGGCAAAAAATTATTCAAGATTTCCGGCAGCGTCAACCGAATCTCCCCATTGTGGTGGTTCAAGGGCCAGATGATGCGGAGTTTGTCACTGAACTACAAGAAGCGGCCCCAGATGTCAAAGTGACCAAACCCAGTGACATTGGCAAGCTCGCAGCTACGATTGCGGGAGCTAACTTGATGCTCTGCACCGACAGTGCCCCCATGCATCTCGCGGTTGCCGTCAAAACCTTCACCCTAGCCTTGTTTGGGCCTACCGATCCTAATAAACTTCTTCCCCAAGCCGATGGTTCAGGCGAAACTCGCTTTGTAGGGATCAAATCTCCTACTGACAAGATGGCGGACATTACGCCAGAAACGGTGCTCAAGAAAGTTTGGGGCAATTAG
- the ispD gene encoding 2-C-methyl-D-erythritol 4-phosphate cytidylyltransferase, which produces MYLLIPAAGMGRRMGSDRNKLLLTLLEKPLLAWTLLAAEASRHIQWIGIVGQPEDWPEFKEIMASVSLSKSVELIQGGSTRQESVYNGLQALPPEADRVLIHDGARCLATPELLDRCAEALFECSGLIAAVPVKDTIKVVEPGTHWINSTPDRQFLWAAQTPQGFDVAQLKQCHETGRSQGWEVTDDAALFEKCNLPVRIVPGEETNLKVTTPVDLAIAEFILRQRLNFL; this is translated from the coding sequence GTGTACTTATTAATTCCAGCCGCCGGAATGGGTCGTCGCATGGGTAGCGATCGCAATAAATTGTTGTTGACCCTCCTAGAAAAACCTTTGCTCGCTTGGACACTGTTGGCGGCTGAAGCGTCTCGACACATCCAATGGATTGGCATTGTCGGCCAGCCAGAAGATTGGCCTGAGTTCAAAGAAATCATGGCCAGCGTTTCTCTTTCTAAATCCGTCGAGCTGATTCAAGGTGGATCGACCCGCCAAGAATCAGTTTATAACGGCCTGCAAGCACTACCTCCAGAAGCCGATCGCGTGCTGATTCATGATGGAGCCCGATGTCTAGCTACCCCAGAACTGCTCGATCGCTGTGCCGAGGCATTGTTCGAGTGCTCCGGGCTGATTGCAGCGGTGCCCGTCAAAGATACGATCAAGGTCGTAGAGCCAGGAACCCACTGGATCAATAGCACACCCGATCGCCAATTTCTGTGGGCCGCTCAAACTCCTCAAGGCTTTGATGTCGCTCAGCTGAAGCAGTGTCACGAAACAGGGCGATCGCAAGGCTGGGAAGTGACCGATGACGCAGCGTTGTTTGAAAAATGCAACCTGCCCGTCCGAATCGTGCCCGGAGAAGAAACCAATCTGAAGGTGACAACCCCAGTGGATTTAGCGATCGCAGAATTCATCCTCCGACAACGCTTAAATTTTCTGTAG
- a CDS encoding SDR family oxidoreductase, producing the protein MGKRLAGKVAVVTGGSRGLGQAFAKRLAEDGADVAIAATSLATETEEIVRATGQKAIAQICDVTSPESVAEFAAVVQAQLGQCDILVNNAGIYPFHAFEDMSFEDWRKVLAVSLDGTFLMCKAFIPGMKKRRFGRIINLTSTANWLVIPNLAHYNAAKMGVIGLTRALATEMGEFGITVNAVAPGLVRTGTTETGPQVHMFDAIAQMQAIKQTLNPDEIVGVVSFLASEDAAFITGQTLAIDGGLVRL; encoded by the coding sequence ATGGGTAAAAGATTGGCAGGTAAAGTCGCTGTAGTCACGGGCGGCTCTAGAGGGTTGGGGCAAGCCTTCGCTAAGCGACTAGCCGAAGATGGAGCGGATGTCGCGATCGCTGCAACTTCGCTAGCAACCGAAACCGAAGAAATAGTCAGAGCAACTGGACAGAAGGCAATCGCGCAAATTTGTGACGTTACCTCTCCCGAATCTGTGGCTGAGTTTGCAGCAGTTGTGCAAGCCCAACTAGGACAATGCGACATCCTGGTCAACAACGCAGGCATTTATCCCTTTCATGCCTTTGAGGACATGAGCTTTGAGGATTGGCGCAAAGTTTTAGCCGTGAGCTTGGACGGCACATTTCTCATGTGCAAAGCCTTTATTCCAGGCATGAAAAAGCGTCGCTTTGGCCGAATTATTAACCTCACTTCCACCGCCAATTGGCTCGTGATTCCTAACCTGGCACACTACAACGCCGCCAAAATGGGTGTAATCGGTTTAACCAGAGCCTTAGCCACCGAAATGGGCGAATTTGGCATTACCGTCAACGCCGTCGCTCCCGGTTTAGTTCGCACCGGAACTACAGAAACAGGGCCACAAGTGCATATGTTTGACGCGATCGCTCAAATGCAAGCCATCAAACAAACCCTCAACCCAGACGAGATTGTCGGCGTTGTGTCTTTTCTAGCCTCCGAAGACGCTGCCTTCATCACCGGACAAACACTCGCGATCGATGGCGGTTTGGTGAGGCTGTGA
- a CDS encoding alpha/beta hydrolase — protein MATRRFFDNLPFSWEGKSAETIQNDRRWLESITRNAAPFSDWWTKARIIQLAYPAPPNPPVTAPGHLPIYAGLGSEAAIAEVLQSLCSPEEYPDFHRKVDVEFVIETLNYWKLRQFSQAISRNFEVYADREHANTFLVTSTAPVSLEVDRQLPPLHRFRPLFNVDEFARIIEERDAKRLSLRTHGYSSPATSFYQSFINEANELNQTDPNTQARTLQNDHFYVGYQWPSEQPVTSPGLWADYQSHLGIVFKFLFVLSGVAGIFGTILYVFLKLFGVPVLKLLGLLPGIAQVWEWSDFVATVDLAVQWYWIVPTVFLLWTIVFLLLRIVVYLRDRYRAIHYGAPDLAEFFWRLDRALSNLASHPASDALRASEIEEQTTGDRHLSLNLIGHSMGGLLVVSVLRILSDRFGKDDQGSLLPDPSSPVNEEADNIGKHLRLDTLILASPDIPLEFMREGRNNYVRSAMRRCRRIYLMSSDRDIVLRYLSTVSNWFSEPSIQMAGMRLGNIYLKPIQVDGNTQHRPYIRIMIHSERAVQPTSSYELFRKFNYLDCSEMGGDQKTGGKMRRDQGTGGINAVGFQLNRFNGLLIDLINTTLFLFGIKKLDVHGGYFQVNTRSFQILKFLITANFLDDRVIQSTIETLIEGTSIKFLPSQPWVMPNSTATPPPSSTSTTDKR, from the coding sequence ATGGCAACTCGGCGCTTTTTCGACAATCTACCGTTCTCGTGGGAAGGAAAATCTGCCGAAACGATTCAGAACGATCGCCGTTGGCTAGAATCCATTACGCGCAATGCCGCCCCATTTTCGGACTGGTGGACTAAAGCGCGGATTATCCAGTTGGCTTACCCAGCACCTCCTAACCCACCTGTCACAGCGCCAGGGCATTTACCAATCTATGCGGGGCTAGGTTCAGAAGCTGCGATCGCTGAAGTTTTGCAGAGTTTGTGCAGTCCAGAAGAGTATCCTGACTTTCACCGCAAAGTGGATGTCGAGTTTGTGATTGAAACGCTCAACTATTGGAAGTTACGTCAGTTTTCGCAGGCTATTAGTCGTAACTTTGAGGTTTACGCCGACCGGGAGCATGCCAACACCTTTTTGGTGACGAGTACCGCTCCGGTATCGCTAGAGGTCGATCGCCAACTGCCTCCCCTACATCGATTTCGGCCTCTATTCAACGTCGATGAGTTTGCTCGCATCATTGAGGAGCGTGATGCCAAGCGGCTCAGCCTCAGAACTCACGGCTACTCCAGTCCTGCTACCAGCTTTTACCAATCGTTTATTAATGAAGCTAACGAGCTGAACCAGACCGATCCAAACACTCAAGCCCGCACGCTACAAAACGACCACTTCTACGTTGGCTATCAGTGGCCGAGCGAACAACCTGTGACCAGTCCAGGGCTCTGGGCCGACTACCAAAGCCATTTGGGAATCGTCTTCAAGTTTTTGTTTGTGTTGAGCGGCGTTGCAGGGATTTTTGGCACGATTCTCTATGTTTTTTTGAAACTGTTTGGCGTTCCAGTGCTGAAGCTGTTGGGGCTGCTTCCGGGCATTGCTCAGGTATGGGAGTGGAGCGATTTTGTCGCAACTGTCGATTTGGCGGTGCAATGGTATTGGATTGTGCCCACGGTGTTTTTGCTGTGGACGATTGTGTTTCTGCTGTTACGAATTGTGGTTTATCTGCGCGATCGCTACCGAGCAATTCACTATGGTGCGCCAGATTTAGCCGAGTTTTTCTGGCGGCTGGATCGAGCCTTAAGCAACCTCGCCAGCCATCCAGCTTCTGATGCACTTCGGGCAAGCGAGATAGAGGAGCAAACCACAGGCGATCGCCATCTGAGCCTTAATCTCATCGGTCACAGCATGGGTGGACTGTTGGTTGTGAGCGTGCTGCGAATTTTGTCCGATCGCTTTGGTAAAGATGACCAGGGTAGCTTACTACCTGACCCCAGCAGTCCAGTGAATGAGGAAGCTGACAACATTGGCAAGCATCTCCGCTTGGATACGCTGATTTTGGCATCACCGGATATCCCTCTAGAATTTATGCGGGAGGGGCGCAACAACTATGTACGCTCGGCCATGCGGCGCTGTCGGCGGATTTACTTGATGTCGAGCGATCGCGATATTGTGCTGCGCTACCTTTCTACAGTGAGTAATTGGTTTAGTGAACCAAGTATTCAAATGGCTGGAATGCGGCTGGGCAATATTTATCTAAAGCCGATTCAGGTTGACGGCAATACGCAACACCGCCCTTATATCCGCATCATGATCCATTCAGAGCGGGCGGTACAACCTACTTCGTCCTATGAGCTGTTCCGCAAATTCAATTACCTAGATTGCTCGGAAATGGGGGGTGATCAAAAAACGGGTGGGAAAATGCGGCGTGATCAAGGAACGGGTGGGATTAATGCAGTAGGTTTTCAGCTCAATCGTTTCAATGGTCTGCTGATTGACCTAATCAACACAACGTTATTTTTGTTTGGCATCAAAAAACTGGATGTACATGGTGGTTACTTCCAAGTCAATACGCGATCGTTTCAGATTTTGAAGTTCTTAATCACTGCCAATTTTTTAGATGACAGAGTGATTCAAAGCACAATCGAAACTCTAATTGAAGGGACTTCCATCAAGTTCTTACCGAGCCAGCCTTGGGTCATGCCTAACTCAACTGCTACCCCTCCCCCTAGCTCCACCTCAACTACAGACAAGCGGTAG
- a CDS encoding transcriptional regulator produces MAISRTQIGVIFGATLLWLSLPGIVSQFNGSSSRTLAQPAASGEAAPVYPKEAPPLRVRPLPGDRQLQETQNLGADFRVSALQPDYTGSLWVGSWQGLARVNPNTGRILARIKLPNYTIGALAQDKVGRVWVGTYTGLLRVDPRSNETTAQNFSLPSNRVLSLLTDRRGYLWVGTDRGLALISPDQGLLMTTVKDLPGVSANALTLDPQGQLWVGTLEGLVQIDTASGLIVRQQPEVPGTSVQALTLGPRGTLWAGTPNALLEVDPRTGQVLRSVTQLRGRNVLSVQFDKVGSLWVGTSKGLVRLNPYNGAIAGQIPNLPSDEILAISPDTGNKVWVGTSEGLGWVSLTTGEAKSHLAFTRERTDFDQAQTP; encoded by the coding sequence ATGGCAATTTCGCGAACTCAGATTGGTGTAATTTTTGGTGCTACGTTGCTATGGCTAAGCTTGCCGGGGATCGTCAGTCAGTTTAATGGGTCATCTAGCCGCACCCTAGCCCAACCAGCGGCAAGCGGGGAGGCCGCACCTGTTTACCCCAAAGAAGCACCGCCTCTGCGGGTTAGGCCGTTACCAGGCGATCGCCAATTACAAGAAACCCAAAACTTAGGGGCAGATTTCCGAGTCAGTGCGCTGCAACCGGATTACACGGGCAGCTTGTGGGTAGGGTCTTGGCAAGGCTTAGCACGTGTCAACCCGAACACGGGCAGAATTCTGGCGCGGATTAAATTACCGAACTACACGATAGGGGCCTTGGCTCAAGACAAAGTGGGCCGAGTTTGGGTAGGCACTTACACAGGGCTTTTACGGGTTGACCCTCGGAGTAATGAGACGACCGCCCAAAATTTCTCCTTGCCCTCTAACCGGGTTTTGTCTCTTTTAACCGATCGCCGAGGTTATTTGTGGGTCGGCACCGATCGTGGCTTGGCACTGATTAGCCCCGACCAAGGGCTGCTGATGACCACCGTCAAGGATTTGCCCGGAGTCAGCGCCAACGCTTTGACGTTGGACCCCCAAGGACAACTTTGGGTTGGTACTTTAGAAGGGCTAGTGCAGATCGACACTGCTAGTGGTTTAATCGTCAGACAACAGCCGGAGGTACCTGGAACTAGTGTCCAGGCTTTGACCCTCGGCCCTAGAGGGACTTTGTGGGCTGGCACTCCCAATGCGCTGCTGGAAGTTGACCCTCGAACTGGACAAGTGCTGCGATCGGTGACTCAGTTGCGGGGTCGCAATGTTTTATCGGTGCAGTTTGATAAAGTGGGAAGTCTTTGGGTTGGTACTAGTAAGGGATTGGTCCGACTCAACCCCTACAACGGAGCGATCGCAGGTCAGATTCCCAACTTGCCTTCCGACGAAATCTTGGCTATCTCCCCCGACACAGGCAATAAAGTGTGGGTTGGCACCAGTGAAGGGCTAGGTTGGGTGAGTTTGACCACGGGAGAAGCCAAGTCACATCTCGCGTTCACCCGTGAAAGAACTGACTTCGATCAGGCTCAAACGCCTTAA
- a CDS encoding form I ribulose bisphosphate carboxylase large subunit, with amino-acid sequence MSYSQTKTQTKTGYQAGVKDYRLTYYTPDYTPKDTDLLAAFRVTPQPGVPPEEAGAAVAAESSTGTWTTVWTDLLTDLDRYKGRCYDIEPVPGEDNQFFCYVAYPLDLFEEGSVTNMLTSIVGNVFGFKALRALRLEDLRIPVAYLKTFQGPPHGIQVERDKLNKYGRPLLGCTIKPKLGLSAKNYGRAVYECLRGGLDFTKDDENINSQPFMRWRDRFLFVQEAIEKSQAETGEIKGHYLNVTAPTCEQMMQRAEFAKEIGTPIIMHDYLTGGFTANTTLAKWCRDNGILLHIHRAMHAVIDRQKNHGIHFRVLAKCLRMSGGDHLHSGTVVGKLEGEKGITMGFVDLMRENYVEQDRSRGIFFTQDWASMPGVMPVASGGIHIWHMPALVEIFGDDSCLQFGGGTLGHPWGNAPGATANRVALEACIQARNEGRNLMREGGDVIREACKWSPELATACELWKEIKFEFEAMDTL; translated from the coding sequence ATGTCATATTCGCAAACTAAGACTCAGACAAAAACTGGGTATCAGGCTGGTGTTAAGGATTACCGCCTGACCTATTACACTCCAGACTACACACCTAAAGATACAGACCTGTTGGCTGCTTTCCGGGTAACTCCTCAGCCTGGTGTCCCTCCCGAAGAAGCTGGCGCGGCTGTAGCTGCTGAGTCTTCCACAGGTACTTGGACCACTGTTTGGACCGACCTGTTGACCGACCTCGATCGCTACAAGGGTCGTTGCTATGACATCGAACCCGTTCCTGGTGAAGACAACCAGTTCTTCTGCTACGTAGCTTATCCTCTCGACTTGTTCGAAGAAGGCTCTGTTACCAACATGTTGACCTCAATTGTAGGTAACGTGTTTGGTTTCAAAGCGTTGCGGGCTCTGCGTCTAGAAGACTTGCGGATTCCTGTGGCTTACCTAAAGACCTTCCAAGGTCCTCCTCACGGGATTCAAGTTGAGCGCGACAAACTGAACAAGTACGGTCGTCCTCTGCTAGGTTGCACCATTAAGCCTAAGCTCGGTCTGTCTGCTAAGAACTACGGTCGTGCAGTTTACGAGTGTCTGCGTGGTGGTCTCGACTTCACCAAAGACGACGAAAACATTAACTCTCAGCCTTTCATGCGCTGGCGCGATCGCTTCCTGTTCGTTCAAGAAGCTATCGAAAAATCTCAAGCTGAAACTGGCGAAATCAAGGGTCACTACCTCAACGTCACCGCTCCTACCTGCGAGCAAATGATGCAGCGGGCTGAATTCGCTAAAGAAATCGGCACCCCCATCATCATGCACGACTACCTCACCGGTGGTTTCACTGCAAACACCACCCTCGCTAAGTGGTGCCGTGATAATGGCATTCTGCTCCACATCCACCGTGCGATGCACGCGGTTATTGACCGTCAGAAGAACCACGGTATCCACTTCCGCGTTTTGGCGAAGTGCTTGCGGATGTCTGGTGGTGACCACCTGCACTCCGGTACCGTTGTAGGTAAGCTCGAAGGTGAAAAAGGTATCACCATGGGCTTCGTAGACTTGATGCGTGAGAACTACGTCGAGCAAGATCGCTCTCGCGGTATCTTCTTCACCCAAGACTGGGCTTCCATGCCTGGTGTAATGCCTGTGGCTTCCGGTGGTATCCACATTTGGCACATGCCTGCCCTGGTAGAAATCTTTGGAGATGACTCCTGCTTGCAGTTTGGTGGTGGTACCCTCGGTCACCCCTGGGGTAACGCGCCTGGTGCAACCGCTAACCGTGTGGCTTTGGAAGCTTGTATCCAAGCTCGTAACGAAGGTCGCAACCTGATGCGTGAAGGCGGCGACGTCATCCGTGAAGCTTGCAAGTGGAGCCCTGAATTGGCTACTGCCTGCGAACTGTGGAAAGAAATCAAGTTCGAATTCGAGGCAATGGATACCCTGTAA
- a CDS encoding chaperonin family protein RbcX, producing the protein MDIKRIAKDTTKVLVSYLTYQAMRTVLAQLSETNPPLALWLHHFSGQGTIQDGELYLQALLKENQELAFRIMTVREHLAESVTEFLPEMACTDIKQANVGHRRQQLERITQLTTTDASPQPEPVQDSESSLDNLPG; encoded by the coding sequence ATGGATATCAAGAGAATTGCCAAAGATACAACGAAGGTGCTGGTTAGCTACCTGACTTATCAGGCAATGCGGACAGTCCTAGCTCAACTGAGTGAAACGAATCCACCATTAGCGCTTTGGTTGCATCACTTCTCTGGTCAAGGCACCATCCAAGATGGGGAACTATATCTCCAAGCGCTCCTGAAGGAAAATCAGGAATTGGCATTTCGCATCATGACTGTGAGAGAGCATCTAGCGGAGTCAGTGACCGAATTTTTGCCTGAAATGGCATGCACTGACATTAAGCAAGCCAACGTTGGGCATCGGCGTCAGCAGCTGGAGCGAATCACCCAGCTCACTACGACTGATGCTTCCCCCCAGCCGGAACCAGTACAAGATTCTGAATCTAGTCTGGATAACCTTCCTGGTTAG